A single Photobacterium toruni DNA region contains:
- a CDS encoding GH92 family glycosyl hydrolase: protein MKFKRTLLAIAVISATFGLTGCDEETNNITVTHPNGGDTLPPVDEGDKPVCPPTGDGDCDDKPSTEKPVIDMGVHIPVDLSGMDVTRYVNPFIGTGNLGNTYPGATTPNGMVQLSPNNGSNGWEYISGYYYHDARTSGFSHTHLSGAGAGDLNDILVMPINSRSNFMINEGSATLNLEASHFKHKDEQATAGYYKVDLLDYDITAELTASDRVGVHRYTFPRDQQSEIIVNTGFKLNWDYTSDSFIRWDKENNRLIGHRLSDGWAASQKEYFVMEFDQPIKNVRFAYYDKETKQYVNAPADFTEIGSINGSQTYDAVNDRDVFGKYQYARAYVEFDTEKQGLTVEAKLALSSTAIGNDGTNKAPLSGAFLNLTEVANKNFDQVRLDATKEWEALLGKVKVEGDEAYKQTFYTAMYHAFLGQTTHSDLDGKYYRAFQGRNAYPNGRPSWGQEAPLVDDIRLADANNDGKADFTRYDTFSLWDTYRNVQPLASILTPNALADVVLSMLSYAEEEFTPLDAEGNASQPRKGRLPEWTFKGNETGMMMGMHSTPVIYDVLEKGILDARMTELGFSQTEQDDIKARLINAMVTDARSGSAVSWISEYEKNGWVPAQLHDVEADAYGKHSPFKDSWTASYSLEYSMNDWMIAKSIALVFNEEDPRYTEFADRSNNWQAQFDFGGEPNTPWKGWFKARDYNGQFIDKNWTDPVTGGNTGKNWRPDMFNWAFSESNGWQYFFSVQHDMHGLKDLMTQVDLKSNPDAKDGALFAARLDEYWSTYPDRNAGDNQFPVFNTGNVGQHVQGNEPDLHVPYLYNYVGQPWKTQAAIAASTNVCYDNTADGICGNDDFGTLSSWFVFRALGFYPVNAGSIYEIGTPMFETASIDVGNGQSFNVTAKNVSRDNIFIQNATFNGKAFNRTYLTHDEIIYGGDLVFTMGDTPNKLWGAGADSMPPDTGIGEFLHEKSLPVGAR, encoded by the coding sequence ATGAAATTCAAACGTACCCTACTTGCAATAGCCGTTATTAGCGCCACATTTGGCTTAACGGGCTGTGATGAAGAAACCAATAATATTACCGTTACTCACCCTAATGGTGGTGATACGTTACCGCCGGTTGATGAAGGTGATAAGCCTGTTTGTCCACCAACTGGCGATGGCGATTGTGATGATAAACCAAGTACTGAAAAGCCGGTTATTGATATGGGCGTACATATTCCAGTTGATTTGTCTGGTATGGATGTTACCCGTTATGTTAACCCTTTTATTGGTACTGGTAATTTAGGTAATACTTACCCAGGTGCTACGACGCCAAATGGTATGGTGCAATTGTCACCAAACAACGGCTCTAATGGTTGGGAATATATTTCTGGTTATTATTACCATGATGCGCGTACCAGTGGTTTCTCTCATACGCATTTATCCGGTGCTGGTGCGGGAGACTTGAATGATATTTTAGTGATGCCGATTAACTCGCGTTCTAATTTTATGATCAACGAAGGCTCCGCCACGCTTAACTTAGAAGCTTCGCATTTTAAACATAAAGATGAGCAAGCAACGGCGGGTTATTATAAAGTTGATTTACTTGATTATGATATTACTGCTGAGCTAACTGCTTCCGATCGTGTTGGTGTCCATCGTTATACGTTCCCGCGTGATCAACAGTCAGAAATTATTGTTAACACTGGTTTTAAACTTAACTGGGATTATACTTCAGACTCGTTTATTCGTTGGGATAAAGAAAATAACCGTTTGATTGGTCATCGTTTATCTGATGGTTGGGCTGCATCTCAAAAAGAATATTTTGTGATGGAGTTTGATCAGCCGATTAAAAATGTCCGTTTTGCTTATTATGACAAAGAGACCAAACAATACGTTAATGCGCCAGCTGATTTTACTGAAATAGGCTCAATTAATGGCTCTCAAACCTATGATGCTGTTAATGATCGTGATGTGTTTGGTAAATATCAATATGCGCGCGCTTATGTTGAATTTGATACCGAAAAACAAGGGTTAACCGTTGAAGCAAAGTTAGCCCTATCAAGCACCGCGATTGGTAACGATGGCACTAATAAAGCGCCATTAAGTGGTGCATTCTTGAATTTGACTGAAGTGGCAAATAAAAACTTTGATCAAGTACGTTTAGATGCTACCAAGGAGTGGGAAGCGTTATTAGGTAAAGTTAAAGTTGAAGGCGATGAAGCCTATAAGCAAACTTTCTATACTGCGATGTACCATGCATTCTTAGGTCAAACCACTCACTCAGATCTTGATGGTAAATATTACCGTGCTTTCCAAGGGCGTAATGCTTATCCAAATGGTCGCCCATCGTGGGGTCAAGAAGCACCTTTAGTGGATGATATTCGTTTAGCTGATGCTAACAACGATGGTAAAGCCGACTTTACTCGTTATGATACTTTCTCATTATGGGATACATACCGTAATGTGCAGCCACTTGCTTCTATTTTGACACCAAATGCATTAGCTGATGTGGTGTTATCGATGTTGTCGTATGCAGAAGAAGAATTTACACCTTTGGATGCCGAAGGTAATGCAAGTCAACCACGTAAAGGTCGTCTACCTGAATGGACATTTAAAGGTAACGAAACCGGCATGATGATGGGGATGCACTCAACCCCGGTTATTTATGATGTACTGGAAAAAGGTATTCTCGATGCGCGTATGACTGAGCTTGGCTTTAGTCAAACCGAGCAAGATGATATTAAAGCGCGTTTGATCAATGCGATGGTAACCGATGCACGTAGTGGCTCAGCAGTTTCGTGGATCAGTGAGTATGAAAAAAATGGTTGGGTGCCAGCACAGCTACATGATGTCGAGGCTGATGCGTATGGTAAGCACTCACCGTTTAAAGACTCATGGACAGCTTCATACTCACTTGAATATTCAATGAATGATTGGATGATCGCTAAATCAATTGCCTTAGTGTTTAATGAAGAGGATCCGCGTTACACGGAATTTGCTGACCGTTCAAATAACTGGCAAGCCCAGTTCGATTTTGGTGGTGAGCCTAATACACCGTGGAAAGGTTGGTTTAAAGCCCGTGATTATAATGGTCAATTTATTGATAAGAACTGGACTGATCCTGTCACTGGTGGAAATACAGGTAAAAACTGGCGTCCTGATATGTTTAACTGGGCGTTCTCAGAGTCAAATGGTTGGCAATACTTCTTTAGTGTGCAACACGATATGCACGGTCTAAAAGATCTGATGACCCAAGTTGATCTTAAATCTAACCCAGACGCTAAAGATGGTGCACTCTTTGCTGCACGCTTAGATGAATATTGGTCAACATACCCAGATCGTAATGCCGGTGATAACCAATTCCCAGTGTTTAATACTGGTAATGTTGGTCAGCATGTTCAAGGTAACGAACCTGATCTTCATGTCCCTTATTTATATAACTACGTAGGTCAGCCATGGAAGACTCAAGCAGCGATTGCAGCATCGACTAATGTTTGCTACGACAATACCGCTGATGGTATTTGTGGTAATGATGACTTTGGTACGCTTTCTTCATGGTTTGTATTCCGTGCTCTTGGTTTCTACCCAGTAAATGCAGGTAGTATCTATGAGATTGGCACGCCAATGTTTGAAACTGCTTCAATTGATGTTGGTAATGGGCAGTCGTTTAATGTTACAGCGAAGAACGTTAGCCGTGACAATATCTTTATTCAAAATGCGACCTTTAATGGTAAAGCGTTTAACCGTACTTACTTAACTCATGATGAAATTATATACGGTGGTGATTTGGTATTCACAATGGGTGATACGCCAAATAAACTGTGGGGAGCGGGTGCAGATTCAATGCCACCAGATACAGGGATTGGTGAGTTCTTACATGAGAAATCATTACCAGTTGGTGCTCGATAG
- a CDS encoding porin: MTTVSGTVNAATVYKTDDSKLNIGGRIEARAENTEHDINDLSRARVKIAGETKMTDAISGIGVFEQEFKAKSEKTRYLYAGIKTALDSSYVTLVYGKTNGAMSVVTDITDIQAVYGAVAANKFKVGKRIANSIATTYTNDFGTTLSANYAGAEGKVKGDFDSGFSVAGSQIIGDTGFITAIGFAKQTKVQQQSKQQFDIGLGYQLDKLYLGTLYTRQKVKGKTGNGYDVVAAYKINSRYKATIGFGELNFDQADDTRAVNVDITARWNSQFRTYAAINFDTVHNDIQQMIGIRYDF; this comes from the coding sequence TTGACAACTGTAAGTGGAACCGTAAATGCAGCAACTGTTTATAAAACGGATGATTCAAAACTAAATATTGGTGGTCGAATTGAAGCGCGAGCTGAGAATACTGAACATGACATTAATGATTTAAGTCGAGCGAGAGTTAAGATTGCTGGTGAGACGAAAATGACAGACGCTATTAGCGGTATTGGTGTTTTTGAACAAGAGTTTAAAGCAAAATCAGAAAAAACACGTTACCTATATGCCGGCATTAAAACGGCATTAGATAGCAGTTATGTAACCCTTGTTTATGGTAAGACAAATGGTGCAATGAGCGTTGTTACTGATATCACCGATATTCAGGCGGTTTATGGTGCGGTTGCGGCAAATAAATTTAAAGTAGGTAAGCGTATCGCCAACAGTATAGCTACTACTTATACCAACGACTTCGGAACCACTTTAAGCGCAAACTATGCTGGAGCAGAAGGTAAAGTCAAAGGCGATTTTGATAGCGGTTTCTCTGTCGCTGGCTCTCAAATAATCGGTGATACTGGTTTCATTACTGCCATCGGTTTTGCTAAACAAACTAAAGTTCAACAGCAATCAAAACAACAATTTGATATTGGTTTAGGTTATCAGCTAGATAAATTATACCTTGGTACGTTATACACAAGGCAGAAAGTTAAGGGAAAAACGGGTAACGGTTACGATGTTGTTGCGGCTTATAAGATTAACTCAAGATATAAAGCGACTATCGGTTTTGGTGAATTGAATTTTGATCAAGCTGATGATACTCGAGCAGTTAACGTGGATATTACTGCAAGATGGAATAGTCAGTTTAGAACCTATGCGGCGATTAATTTCGATACGGTACACAACGATATCCAACAAATGATTGGCATTCGTTACGACTTTTAA
- a CDS encoding ABC transporter substrate-binding protein, with translation MKTRLKMLTLTVGAIISCSVFAADYPMTITDITGRSITLDHQPKHIALGTARNFPLLEIVYGKNAGKHLVAMRDDMKNSAPSMYDLYLKRYPSLAKVHTIGKISKGQFDAEAFINMKPKPDVLIIGLDSAKKAQSTGLINTLDAAGIQVITADFREKTIANTLHSVTTVATALGQRQRGQAFSDYYLKHLNYIKDVIAQHPQIKSKNVFLETAAGYTFESCCDTYSGGNMSDFITLLKAENIATKPLKGAHKGVMSPETIITAKTDVYIMQSAGWIDKKTGKATHGIPLGYAMNTQAIAAQTELLMSRDWLKATKAFQTKDIYAVYKPFYNSPYNLVALEYFAKWIRPELFKDLNPERTFEEMNKQLGDHDVKGIFGISNFEAMAKQS, from the coding sequence ATGAAAACTCGCTTAAAAATGTTAACCCTTACTGTTGGCGCAATTATTTCTTGCTCTGTATTTGCCGCAGATTATCCAATGACAATCACCGATATTACTGGTCGCTCGATCACGTTAGATCATCAACCTAAACATATTGCATTAGGTACAGCCCGTAACTTTCCATTATTAGAAATTGTTTACGGTAAAAATGCGGGTAAGCATTTAGTTGCGATGCGTGATGATATGAAAAATTCAGCTCCTAGCATGTATGATCTTTATCTTAAACGCTATCCGTCATTAGCAAAGGTACATACCATAGGCAAGATCAGTAAAGGCCAGTTTGATGCTGAAGCCTTTATTAATATGAAACCCAAGCCTGATGTACTTATTATTGGTTTAGATAGTGCAAAAAAGGCTCAGTCAACAGGATTGATTAACACGTTAGATGCGGCTGGTATTCAGGTGATCACTGCTGATTTCCGAGAAAAAACCATTGCCAACACTTTACACTCAGTAACCACTGTTGCAACCGCATTAGGCCAGCGGCAACGAGGTCAAGCATTCTCTGATTATTACCTTAAACACTTAAACTATATTAAGGATGTAATTGCACAACATCCTCAAATTAAATCAAAAAATGTCTTTCTTGAAACCGCCGCTGGTTATACCTTTGAATCTTGCTGTGATACCTATTCGGGTGGCAATATGAGTGATTTTATTACTCTGTTAAAAGCTGAAAATATTGCGACAAAACCGCTAAAAGGGGCGCATAAAGGGGTAATGTCTCCCGAAACAATTATTACCGCTAAGACTGATGTTTATATCATGCAGTCAGCTGGGTGGATTGATAAGAAAACGGGTAAAGCGACCCATGGCATTCCATTAGGTTATGCCATGAATACTCAAGCAATAGCGGCTCAAACTGAGTTGTTGATGTCACGTGATTGGTTAAAAGCAACCAAAGCATTCCAAACAAAGGATATTTACGCGGTGTATAAGCCGTTTTATAACTCACCTTATAACCTTGTTGCACTTGAGTATTTTGCTAAGTGGATTCGTCCTGAATTATTTAAAGATCTGAATCCTGAGCGAACCTTTGAGGAAATGAATAAACAACTTGGTGATCATGATGTGAAAGGTATTTTTGGTATTAGCAACTTTGAAGCAATGGCGAAACAATCTTAA
- a CDS encoding PTS fructose transporter subunit IIB — translation MRVVAITACPTGIAHTYMAADKLTETAKKLGITIKVETQGAMGVENRLTEQDVERADIVILAADINVEQSDRFTKHRCLEVSIQDALQHPRRIFSQCQQLLLAHQ, via the coding sequence ATGAGAGTTGTCGCGATCACCGCATGTCCAACAGGAATTGCACATACCTACATGGCAGCCGACAAGCTCACTGAGACAGCGAAAAAACTCGGGATCACAATTAAAGTCGAAACCCAAGGAGCAATGGGAGTAGAAAATCGCCTAACTGAGCAAGATGTTGAGCGTGCTGATATTGTTATCCTCGCGGCCGATATTAATGTCGAGCAAAGTGACCGTTTTACAAAACATCGCTGTCTAGAAGTTTCTATTCAAGATGCATTACAGCATCCACGACGCATATTTTCTCAATGTCAGCAACTGTTGTTAGCTCACCAATAA
- a CDS encoding molybdopterin-dependent oxidoreductase, with protein sequence MPISRRDFLKSAIATAIAANGLTLFPANFAFADDTLLIPSASHWGPFYGVVKDGKLVGIQPRKEIDPLPTEMLLEGLLSRTYNKTRIQYPMVRKSYLENLGGDTKPELRGKEPFVRVSWDTALQLTASAILHTIENKGNQGIFDSSYDGWSNTGLLRPPVVQGRFFNLIGGCSTTIGDYSAGASTVILPHIVGDMEVYSPQTAWPVIEENTEVFVLVGSDPWKTNRVEFRVADHQMQSHWLKWKQKGIKFISINPKRTTTDHNLDSEWVSIIPGTDTALFNAMAFHLQDQKLADLEYLKKYTVGYEQYLDYLLGKQDGVAKTPEWAAKITGIPADEIKKLAVLFKSKKTQIAAGWAVQRADHGEMIHWAIINFAAMAGKIGKPGEGFGFSWHYGNGGMPQSGASLPVTLGQGFNPVSAGCPVVLQSEMLRNPGKSFTYNGQTLKFPDISMVYNSGNNLFSHQQNLNALIKAMNDKVETYVCQDTWWCASARFADIVLPATSALERVDITSGGTYSNNKVYAMQQVIEPYGESLDDFEIFRRLAKIFHVEEKYTTGKDMMTLLKTAYESSTAAKIKPFDEFWKDGVTVMPTPEKADYWQRHGAFYDDPEKHPLHTPSGKIELYSESIAKMKLDDCPPVPTYMQPFEFLGNAKEGQLHILSPHPWMRLHSQMANADTNSYECVDGRQYLLINDQDAHAQGIVDGDLVELHNERGALLCGAKLSKEVRRGVACLHEGAWMQLDKFGRCNSGQINIITSDQSCGGLSQGTSANTCLAYYKKCTDPCSPNKAYEPPMIEQPTGPNDGSVLPMVDLNIDGRIALLHKANSGKKAPKISRGQEIFYASCTMCHAAPNPSAHTRAQWEGITQSMFPRAGLNAADRKLVLEYLDKHAAKA encoded by the coding sequence ATGCCTATTTCTCGTCGTGACTTTCTTAAATCTGCTATCGCTACGGCTATTGCAGCAAATGGTTTAACATTATTCCCCGCTAATTTTGCATTTGCTGATGATACTCTTTTAATTCCGAGTGCAAGCCATTGGGGCCCTTTCTATGGTGTAGTAAAAGACGGTAAATTAGTCGGTATTCAACCACGTAAAGAAATTGATCCACTGCCAACTGAAATGTTATTAGAAGGCTTATTAAGCCGAACTTATAATAAAACGCGTATTCAATACCCAATGGTACGTAAATCATATTTAGAAAATTTAGGTGGTGACACTAAACCTGAATTACGCGGTAAGGAACCCTTTGTTAGAGTAAGTTGGGATACTGCACTACAACTAACTGCAAGTGCTATTTTGCATACAATTGAAAATAAAGGTAACCAAGGTATTTTTGACTCATCTTATGATGGTTGGTCAAATACAGGCTTATTACGCCCACCTGTTGTTCAAGGTCGTTTCTTTAATTTAATTGGTGGTTGTAGTACCACTATTGGTGACTATTCTGCAGGTGCTTCAACGGTTATTTTGCCGCACATTGTTGGTGATATGGAAGTATATTCACCTCAAACCGCGTGGCCTGTTATTGAAGAAAATACTGAAGTATTTGTATTAGTAGGAAGTGATCCTTGGAAAACAAACCGCGTTGAATTCCGTGTTGCTGATCATCAAATGCAAAGCCATTGGCTGAAGTGGAAGCAAAAAGGGATTAAGTTTATTTCAATTAACCCTAAGCGCACTACAACTGATCATAATTTAGACAGTGAATGGGTGTCAATTATTCCAGGTACAGACACTGCATTATTTAATGCGATGGCCTTCCATTTACAAGATCAAAAATTAGCTGATCTTGAATACTTGAAAAAATATACGGTCGGCTATGAGCAATATCTTGATTATTTATTAGGTAAACAAGATGGCGTAGCTAAAACACCTGAGTGGGCTGCTAAAATCACTGGTATTCCTGCTGATGAAATTAAAAAGCTAGCGGTATTATTTAAATCTAAAAAAACCCAAATTGCCGCAGGTTGGGCCGTTCAACGTGCAGACCATGGTGAAATGATTCACTGGGCAATTATCAACTTTGCAGCAATGGCTGGTAAAATTGGTAAACCAGGCGAAGGCTTTGGTTTTAGTTGGCACTATGGTAACGGCGGTATGCCACAATCAGGTGCATCATTACCTGTGACATTAGGTCAAGGCTTTAACCCTGTCTCAGCAGGTTGTCCAGTTGTTCTTCAATCTGAAATGTTACGTAATCCTGGTAAGTCATTTACTTACAATGGACAAACATTAAAATTCCCTGATATATCAATGGTATATAATTCAGGTAATAACTTGTTTTCACACCAACAAAACCTTAATGCTTTAATTAAAGCAATGAATGACAAAGTTGAGACTTATGTTTGTCAAGATACATGGTGGTGTGCGTCAGCACGATTTGCAGATATTGTTCTACCAGCGACTAGTGCATTAGAACGGGTTGATATTACTTCTGGTGGTACGTATAGCAATAACAAAGTGTATGCTATGCAGCAAGTTATTGAACCTTACGGTGAAAGCTTAGATGACTTTGAAATTTTCCGTCGTTTAGCGAAGATTTTCCACGTAGAAGAAAAATATACTACGGGTAAAGATATGATGACGTTGCTGAAAACAGCTTATGAGTCATCAACTGCTGCTAAAATTAAACCGTTTGATGAATTCTGGAAAGATGGTGTGACTGTAATGCCAACCCCAGAAAAAGCCGATTACTGGCAACGTCATGGTGCATTTTATGATGATCCAGAAAAACATCCTTTACATACGCCATCAGGTAAAATCGAACTGTACAGTGAATCTATCGCTAAAATGAAGCTCGATGATTGCCCACCAGTGCCTACATATATGCAGCCATTTGAATTTTTAGGTAATGCTAAAGAAGGGCAATTGCATATTTTGAGTCCACACCCTTGGATGCGTTTACACTCACAAATGGCAAACGCAGATACTAATAGTTATGAATGTGTTGATGGACGTCAGTATTTGTTGATTAATGATCAAGATGCGCATGCTCAAGGTATTGTTGATGGCGATCTTGTTGAATTACATAATGAACGTGGCGCATTATTGTGTGGTGCTAAATTATCAAAAGAAGTTCGTCGCGGTGTTGCTTGTCTCCATGAAGGCGCATGGATGCAACTTGATAAATTTGGTCGTTGTAATAGTGGTCAAATTAATATTATTACATCGGATCAATCTTGTGGTGGACTTAGTCAAGGCACAAGTGCAAATACTTGTTTGGCATACTATAAAAAATGTACAGATCCATGTTCACCAAACAAAGCCTATGAACCACCAATGATCGAACAACCAACTGGGCCTAATGATGGTTCTGTTTTGCCAATGGTTGATTTGAATATTGATGGTCGTATTGCATTACTTCATAAAGCAAATTCAGGTAAAAAAGCACCGAAGATCAGTCGTGGCCAAGAAATTTTCTATGCGAGTTGTACTATGTGTCACGCCGCACCTAATCCATCAGCACATACTCGTGCACAGTGGGAGGGTATCACACAAAGTATGTTCCCTCGTGCAGGTTTAAATGCCGCTGATCGTAAACTTGTTTTAGAATATTTAGATAAACACGCTGCAAAAGCGTAA
- a CDS encoding iron-containing alcohol dehydrogenase has translation MSNVFYMPPVTLMGPNAIQSLGAELASKELKKALIVTDGILAEIGLVDKLTDELKAHNLDFVVFDGVQPNPTEKNIEDGLALLTQSKADFVISFGGGSSHDTAKGIALVAANGGHIRDYSKGVHLSKKPQLPLVTVNTTAGTASEMTVFAIITNQEDETKYPVVDKHFTPIIAVNDSELMVAMPTFLTATTGMDALTHAVEAYVSTAATPITDASAIKAIELIVNNLEAVVNNGEDRAARDAMQYGEYLAGMAFSNASLGYVHSMAHQLGGVYNLSHGLCNAILLAEVSRFNAQQVPERFVDIAKAMGVDVSGMTQEQAVNAALEAIDALSEKVGTKQRLADLGVTEDKLAFMAQNALNDACSLTNPRQANLAEIVNIFKARM, from the coding sequence ATGAGCAATGTATTTTACATGCCACCTGTAACCTTAATGGGTCCTAACGCTATTCAATCTCTAGGTGCTGAACTAGCATCAAAAGAATTGAAAAAAGCACTTATCGTGACTGATGGTATTCTTGCTGAAATCGGCCTAGTGGATAAACTGACTGATGAGCTAAAAGCACATAACTTAGATTTTGTTGTATTTGATGGTGTTCAACCAAACCCAACTGAGAAAAACATCGAAGATGGTCTTGCTCTTCTTACACAAAGCAAAGCAGACTTCGTGATTTCATTTGGTGGTGGTTCTTCTCACGATACAGCTAAAGGTATCGCATTGGTGGCAGCTAACGGTGGTCATATTCGTGATTACTCAAAAGGTGTACACCTATCGAAAAAACCACAACTTCCATTGGTAACAGTGAATACAACTGCAGGTACGGCATCAGAAATGACGGTATTTGCTATCATCACAAACCAAGAAGATGAAACTAAATACCCAGTTGTTGATAAGCACTTCACCCCTATCATCGCAGTTAACGATTCAGAACTAATGGTAGCAATGCCTACGTTCCTAACGGCAACAACAGGGATGGACGCATTAACTCATGCAGTTGAAGCCTATGTTTCAACAGCAGCAACGCCAATCACTGATGCATCTGCAATCAAAGCGATTGAGTTAATTGTTAACAACTTAGAAGCAGTCGTGAATAACGGTGAAGACCGCGCTGCACGTGATGCAATGCAGTACGGTGAATACTTAGCAGGGATGGCATTCTCAAATGCTTCTCTAGGTTACGTTCACTCAATGGCACACCAACTAGGTGGTGTTTACAACCTATCTCATGGTTTATGTAACGCAATCCTATTGGCTGAAGTATCACGCTTCAATGCTCAACAAGTACCAGAACGTTTTGTTGATATCGCAAAAGCAATGGGTGTTGATGTATCAGGCATGACTCAAGAGCAAGCAGTTAACGCAGCCCTTGAAGCGATTGATGCACTATCTGAAAAGGTAGGGACTAAGCAACGTCTAGCTGACCTGGGTGTTACTGAAGATAAACTCGCATTTATGGCACAAAATGCCCTAAATGATGCGTGTTCTTTAACGAACCCTCGTCAAGCAAATCTTGCTGAGATTGTTAATATCTTTAAAGCTCGCATGTAA